The sequence GTCCGACTGCGGGCACGGGGTGGGGCGGATGACGTCGCGCAGTCGCTCGCGCGCGGCGAGGATGTCCTGGAGGGTGACCATGTGGGCCGCGTGTACCGGATGCGAGCCCCGGGCGGAAGAGACACGCGGCGAGCCGCCGTGCGGCCGAGCGTCCCGCCGCAATGCGGCACGTCCACCGGAGGACACCCGGCGCGCGGCGTGCCGGGCCGCGTCAGATGCCGCGCAGCACCGTGGCCTTGCCCACCCGGCCGATGGCCAGGATGTAGGCGGCCGTCCGCATGGAGACCTTGCGCGAGCGGGCAATCTGCGCCACGCGCTCGTAGGCCTCCTTCATCGTCTTCTCCAGCTCCGCGTTGACGCGCTCTTCTTCCCACGACAGGTGCTGGAGGTTCTGCACCCACTCGAAGTAGCTGACCGTCACGCCGCCCGCGCTGGCGAGCACGTCCGGCACCACGAAGATGCCGCGCTTCTCGAAGATTTCGTCCGCCTCCGGCTGGGTGGGGCCGTTGGCGCCCTCGATGATGAGCCGGGCGCGCACCGCGTTGGCGTTGTCGCGCGTGAGCACGTGGCCCAGCGCCGCGGGGATGAGCACCTCGCAGTCCGCCGCGAGCACGTCCTCGTTGGTGCACGGCGTGCCGCCGCCGAAGCCCGTCACCGTGCCGGTGCGCTTCACGTGCTCGAAGAGGGAGGGGATGTCCAGGCCCTGCGGGTTGCGCACGCCGCCCAGCACGTCCGACACCGCCACCACCACGCCGCCGTCCTCCCAGAGCAGCTGCGCGGTGTGGCTGCCCACGTTGCCAAAGCCCTGCAGCGCGAAGCGCGTGCCCTTCACCGGGAGCCCGAGGTCCCTCATGATTTCACGGCACACGTAGAGCAGGCCGCGCCCGGTGGCCGCCTCGCGCCCCTTGGAGCCATAGAGCTCCAGCGGCTTGCCCGTCACCACCGCCGGCGAGTGGCCGTGGTAGCGCGAGTACTGGTCCATGATCCACGCCATCACCTGCGGGTTGGTGTTGACGTCCGGCGCGGGGATGTCACGCGTGGGGCCGATGACGTCCTGCACCTGGTCCACGAACTTGCGGGTGAGGCGCTCCAGCTCCTTCAGCGACAGCTGCGACGGGTCACAGGCGATTCCGCCCTTCGCGCCGCCGTAGGGGACATTCACGACGGCCGTCTTCCACGTCATCAGCGACGCGAGCGACGAGCACTCGTCCTGGTCCAGCAGCGGGTGGTAGCGCAGGCCGCCCTTCATGGGGCCGCGGCTGTTG comes from Pyxidicoccus parkwaysis and encodes:
- a CDS encoding Glu/Leu/Phe/Val family dehydrogenase — translated: MSAVEGTNYFFRKAARIMDVGTPIETLLATPLREVKVQVSIEMDSGEIRTFLGYRIQHDNSRGPMKGGLRYHPLLDQDECSSLASLMTWKTAVVNVPYGGAKGGIACDPSQLSLKELERLTRKFVDQVQDVIGPTRDIPAPDVNTNPQVMAWIMDQYSRYHGHSPAVVTGKPLELYGSKGREAATGRGLLYVCREIMRDLGLPVKGTRFALQGFGNVGSHTAQLLWEDGGVVVAVSDVLGGVRNPQGLDIPSLFEHVKRTGTVTGFGGGTPCTNEDVLAADCEVLIPAALGHVLTRDNANAVRARLIIEGANGPTQPEADEIFEKRGIFVVPDVLASAGGVTVSYFEWVQNLQHLSWEEERVNAELEKTMKEAYERVAQIARSRKVSMRTAAYILAIGRVGKATVLRGI